The following are encoded together in the Vicia villosa cultivar HV-30 ecotype Madison, WI unplaced genomic scaffold, Vvil1.0 ctg.000252F_1_1, whole genome shotgun sequence genome:
- the LOC131625959 gene encoding uncharacterized protein LOC131625959, giving the protein MASDAAVSSIKVMNQDLVKLDRFDGTNYTRWQDKMTFLLTALKIQYVLDPDLPPIPEPIDDDSDEVKKERKKRKEDELLCRGHILNTLSDRLYDLYTDNPSAVEIWKALEFKFKAEEEDGKPILPQVHELQVLVNKIKAVKIDIPETFQVGAIIAKLPPSWKGYRKKLLHSSEDFYLEKNQKHLRIEEESKAREKSESAGLSKANAVTNKERKKHDSNKRHLGPKKELNKFKNSGVKKVQRPDALFVENLDTMLEIASTTNQRMGSMLFIQMMT; this is encoded by the exons atggcttctGACGCTGCAGTTTCAAGCATCAAAGTTATGAACCAGGATCTTGTCAAATTGGATCGCTTTGATGGAACTAATTACACCAGATGGCAAGACAAGATGACATTCCTTCTGACTGCCCTGAAGATTCAATATGTCTTAGATCCTGACTTACCGCCAATTCCAGAACCAATAGATgatgattctgacgaagtcaaaaAAGAACGCAAGAAACGTAAGGAGGACGAATTATTGTGTCGTGGACATATCCTAAATACATTATCTGATCGTCTCTACGACCTCTATACGGACAATCCCTCCGCGGTTGAGATATGGAAAGCCCTCGAGTTTAAGTTCAaggccgaagaagaag ACGGCAAACCAATTCTTCCCCAAGTGCACGAATTGCAAGTCCTGGTGAACAAAATCAAAGCAGTGAAAATAGACATCCCAGAAACCTTTCAAGTTGGTGCAATCATTGCAAAATTGCCACCTTCGTGgaaaggctatagaaagaaattgCTGCACAGTTCCGAGGATTTTTACTTGGAGAAAAACCAGAAACACCTTCGAATCGAGGAGGAATCGAAGGCAAGGGAAAAATCAGAATCTGCAGGTCTTTCCAAAGCCAATGCTGTGAccaacaaagaaagaaagaagcatGATAGCAACAAGCGTCATCTAGGACCAAAAAAGGAACTCAACAAGTTCAAGAATTCTGGGGTCAAAAAGGTCCAAAGACCGGATGCTTTGTTTGTGGAAAACCTGGACACTATGCTCGAGATTGCAAGCACAACAAATCAAAGAATGGGATCAATGTTGTTCATTCAAATGATGACATAA